GCCGCGCCCTGCCCCGACCACGTCAAACGGGCGATGATCGAGTGGTGGGGCGAATGTGTCGAGGAGTACTACGCGGCCAGCGAGGGCGGCGGTGCCTTCGCCACCGCGCAGGACTGGCTGAAGCGGCCGGGCACCGTCGGCAAGGCCTGGCCCATCAGCGAACTGGCCGTCTTCGACGACGACGGCAACCCGCTCCCACCGGGTGAACTCGGCACCGTCTACATGAAGATGAGCACCGGCGGTTTCTCGTACCACAAGGACGAGTCCAAGACGAAGAAGAACCGCATCGGCGACTTCTTCACCGTCGGCGACCTCGGCGTCCTCGACGAGGACGGCTACCTCTACCTCCGCGACCGCAAGATCGACATGATCATCTCGGGCGGGGTCAACATCTACCCCGCCGAGATCGAGTCCGCGCTGCTCACCCACCCCGCCGTCGCGGACGCCGCCGCGTTCGGCATCCCGCATGACGAGTGGGGCGAGCAGGTCAAGGCGGTCGTGGAGGTGGCGGAGGGCCACACGGGGGACGACGCCCTCGCCGCCGAGATCCTCGACCACTGCGAACGCCAGCTCGCGGGCTACAAAAGGCCGAAGAGCGTCGACTTCATCGAGGTCATGCCACGGGACCCGAATGGCAAGCTCTACAAGCGACGGCTGCGGGAGCCGTACTGGGAGGGCCGGGAGCGCGCGCTCTAACCGCTCACCGCTCACCGCCCGCCGGCGCCGCGGATCGGCGCCGGCGGAGGCGTCGCGTCAGGACGCGTCGAGCGGGCCGAGGAGCCAGGATCCGGCCGAATGCGGGTCGTCGTCGAAGTAGAACTCCCTGATGGCTTCGAGGAGTTCGGTTCGTCCGACCGCGCCGTCCGCATGCGTGTCCAGGCGGCCGAAGACCTCGCGCGCGTCCGCTTCCGGCAGGTTCATCAGGGCCCCGGACCAGCGCACCTGCTCGTCCCGGGTCAGTTTGCCGTCGCCGTCCGTGTCGGCGATGTCCATGATCGCGTCGAGGAACGGCAGGTACCCCTCGTCGAAGGACTCCGGCGTCTCCAGGAGCCCGGCCGCGAAGGCGGTCTTGTACTCGGCCTCGCTGATGCGGCCGTCCCCGTCCACGTCGGCGACCCGCGCGAGGTGCTCCCACAGCTCCAGGGACAGCTCCCGCAGCCGTGCCACCGCCTTGGAGTCCTGCCCGTGGCCGAAGGCCTCGCCGAGCCGGGCCACGGACGTCTCGAAGTCCGTGCGCTCGATGAACCCGTCGCCGTCGTCGTCGTACGTCGCGAACCGCCGGGACAGCTTGCGGTCCAGGAACGCGGATGGCTTCACCATGGATCCTCCCCTGAGAGACGGTCCCACCTGAGACACGTCCCCATCTTTCTAACGGAACCGGCCGGGGCCGCCCAGGGAGCACGGGGCTCCTTCCAGGACGTTCCCGGCCGGTTTCGGGTGGGGCGGTGGGCGAGGGCTCAGCGGCGCTCGCGCACCTTCACCACCTTCAGATGGGGGTCGCGCATGATGTCCTTCTCGCAGAACCGTGACGTCACCCAGCGCTCACCGGAGTACAGCCGCGTCTGATCGCTGTAGTGCGGCGAGTTCGGGTTCGACGACTGCGAGTAGGTCAGGAGCGTGCGTGCCTTCGGGCAGCCGCCCTTGTCCCAGCCGACCGCCTGGATGTGGCTCGAACCGTGCGCGACCTCGGTGTAGCCGCCGCCCTTCGCGTCCCAGACCGGCTCGACCTTGTTCCACACGCCGATCGACTCCGTGCCGCCGTGGACCGGCAGCCGCTCCGGGCCCCGTACGACGAACTGGTTCTTACCCAGCGGCGCGTCCAGCGCTATGCCCGCCCCACTCAGCTCCGTCACCGCGTCGGCGAGCGCGGTCGCGAAGCCCGGCGCGTCCGTGTTGAGGGTGTTCGGGGTGCGCACCGGGTCGGCGGCGGAGAACGGCACCTTCCACAGCTGGGCGTTCGGCACGGCGACGACCAGCTTGCGCCAGAACCGGTCGAAGAGCAGGGCGCCCCTGCTGTCCGTGTTCATGGTCCGGTCCCAGCCCTTGAGTGCGGCGCAGGCCTCGCGCATGTCAACCGCCTTGCCATCGCTGCCTGTTGCGGTGCCGCCGGGCAGCGCGGCACACGCGCGTGCCGCGTCGGCGGCGACGAGGTCGCCCGCGGGGGCACGGTTCGCGAACTGGTGCTTCTGCAGGTCCTCGACCGTCAGGCCGCCCTTGTCCGCCATCGCCGCGACATCCTCGATGGCACCGCGCGTCCGCATGGAGCGCTGCGTGCCGATCGTTCCGAACACCCGCTCGTAGCCCGTGATCGGCCGGTCGGCATTGGTGAGCCAGGCGCTGTCGTTGGAGTTCTCCGCGTACGGGGCGTCCTTGAGGGTGGGCATCTTCGACGGGCCGAAGATGCCGGGCTGGAGGGCGTCCTTGTCGGAGCCGAGCGCGCAGTCACCGCGCGAACCGTCGAGCACGGCCACACCCGACGCCGGATACGTCACCTTGCCCAGATCCGTGGAGCAGCGCGCGGCCAGGTCGTCCGTGATGCGGGGCAGCACCTGCGACTGGCTGAGGAGCGAGTGGCCCCCGCGGTCCGCGGCGACGGTGTTGACCCACGGCAGGCCCTGCGTGTCGTGCAATGCCTTCAGCACACCGTCCGTGGAGCGGGCCTTGCCGAAGCCGAGGTCGGTGTCGCTGCCGCGCATGTTCGTGGCGTTGGGGTCGTTCAGGGCGTACGCCGTCTTCGCCGACCACGGGAGCGGGAGCTGCGCCCCGAGGCCGGTGGTGACCGGTCCGTACCGGGTCCACCACTGGGTGCGCGTCACCGGAGGACCGCCCCTCACCGGCACCTCGACCGTCCGCTTCGTCATCTTCTCCGGCTTGCCGTCCACCAGATAGGCGGTCGGATCGGCCGGATCCAGCGTGAGCTGGTGCAGATTGAGGGTCACGCCGGTCGCCACGGTGTGGCTCCACGCCACATCGCCGTTGAAGCCGATGTTCACCACGCTCGTGCCGAGCAGCGAACCGCCCGAGACGTTCAGCTCGCCGGGGATGGTCTGCTGCGACTGCCAGAAGCGACGGCCGCCCTGCCAGGGGTAGTGCGGGTTGCCGAGCAGCAGACCCCTGCCGTTCGCGGTGGTCTTCCCGCTGAACGCGACGGCATTGGAGCCCATGACGGCCTCGTCGGCCGAGAAGAGCTCGCGTGCCTCCTTCGCGGTGCGCTCGGGGTCAGGAGCGCGGTCCGGGGCGCTCGCGGCCGGTGGCTGCGCGGCGGTGATGCCGTCTATGCCGCGCCCCTGACCGCCCAGGACCTGGACGGCGAAGCCCTGCCTTGCCACGTCCAGGGAGGTGATCGGGCGCAGCCACTTGGCGCCCCTGCAGGCGGGGTCGGTGACGTGGTTCTGATTCAGCCAGGCGTTGTAGCCCGCCGCGAAGCCGCGCATCAGCTTCTTGGACGTGGCGCTCGGCCCCGCCGGTGGGGGCTGCCTGAGGAGCTTCTCCACCGTGTGCGTGTCGCGGACGCCGCCGAAGTAGAGGTCGCTGGAGAGGTTCGTCGTCGCCGAGGACAGCGAGCCGTCGGGCTTGCCGTCAGGGCCGAAGTACCGTGACCGCTCCCCGCGCACGGTCACATATCCCTCGGCGAGGGTGCACACCTGGTCGGCGGCCTGCGCCCAGCCCGTGCCGAAGCCGAGGTTCTCGTAGTCCTTGGCGAGGATGTGCGGAATGCCGTACTGGGTGTAGCGGACGGTCGCGGACAGGCCGTGGCCCGACGGGCGGGCGTCGCGGGCCTCGGCCGCACCGGCGGTGGCGGCGGACGACGGCAGGAAAGCCGCGGCGGTCAGCAGGCTGATGCCGAGGGCCGTCAGGCGTCTGATGCGGGTACGCATGGAGCCTCCCAACTGCTCTGAGGAAGAGGGCGGTTGAGCGTACCAACCGGTATGTCAGTTGATCGAGTACCGCGACCGGCCGGGTTCGTGCCCCGTACGGAGCCTTGACCGCCGCGACACGCGCGGCACAGGATCACGCCATGACGGGTGTACGCAGCAATACGGTCGACGACGTCCTGACGCGCAGTGCGCGGCGCGTGCCGGGGCGGGTGGCCCTGCGCTACGGCGAGCGGGCCTGGACGTACGCGGAGTTGGATGCGGCTGTCTCGTGTGCCGCTCAGGTGCTGCGCGAGGAGGGGCTCGGCCCCGGCGACCGCGTCGGCGCCTACGCCCACAACTCGGACGCGTATCTGATCGGCTTCCTGGCCTGCTCGCGGGCGGGTCTGGTCCATGTCCCGGTCAACCAGAACCTCGTCGGCGACGATCTGGCGTACATCGTGGGCCAGTCGGGCAGCTCCCTGGTACTGGCCGACCCGGACCTCGCCCCGCGACTGCCCGGCGACGTACGCGTCCTGACCCTGCGCGACGCGGACGACTCCCTGCTCGCGCGCCTCGCCGGAACACAGGCGTACGACGGGGAGGGGCCGGGAGCGGAGGATCTGGCCCAGCTGCTCTACACCTCCGGCACGACCGCCCTCCCCAAGGGCGCGATGATGACGCACCGCGCCCTGGTCCACGAGTACGTCAGCGCCATCACCGCCCTGGACCTCAAGGAGACGGACAAGCCCGTCCACGCGCTGCCGCTCTACCACTCGGCGCAGATGCACGTCTTCCTGCTGCCGTACCTGGCGGTCGGCGCCGAGAACACGGTCATCGACGCGCCCGCCGCCGAGCGGATCTTCGAGCTGGTCGAGGCGGGCCGCGCCGACAGCCTCTTCGCGCCGCCCACCGTGTGGATCGGCCTCTCGAACCACCCCGGGTTCGCCACCCGCGACCTCGGGGGCCTGCGCAAGGCCTACTACGGGGCGTCGATCATGCCGGTGCCCGTCCTGGAGCGCCTGCGCGCACGCCTGCCCGCGCTCGCCTTCTACAACTGCTTCGGGCAGAGCGAGATCGGCCCGCTCGCCACCGTCCTCGGACCCGACGAGCACGAGGGGCGGATGGACTCCTGCGGGCGGCCCGTCCTCTTCGTGGAGGCGCGGGTCGTGGACGAGCGCGGCCGCGAGGTGCCCGACAGCACACAGGGCGAAGTCGTCTACCACTCGCCGCAGTTGTGCGAGGGCTACTGGGAAAGGCCCGAGGAGACCGAAGAGGCCTTCCGCGACGGCTGGTTCCACTCCGGGGACCTCGCCGTGCGGGACAAGGAGGGCTACTTCACGGTCGTCGACCGGGTGAAGGACGTCATCAACTCCGGTGGCGTCCTGGTCGCCTCGCGCCAGGTCGAGGACGCGCTCTACACCCATGCGAGGGTCGCGGAGACAGCCGTGATCGGGCTGCCGGACGAGCGATGGATCGAGGCGGTCACCGCCGTCGTCGTACGCAACGGAGACGTCACCGAAGCCGAACTCATCGACCACGCGCGCGAGAAGCTCGCCCACTTCAAGGCACCCAAGCGGGTCCTCTTCGTGGACGAGCTGCCGCGCAACGCGAGCGGGAAGATCCTCAAGCGGGAGCTGCGGGACCGCTTCAGCGCGTAGGCGCCCATTGCCTGGGCACTACTTGTCGCGCAGGTCCACGATCCGCTTGAACTTGCCCACCGACCGCTCGATCGTCTCCGGATCGACGATCTCGACCGCCACCGAGACGCCGATGCCGTCCTTCACCGCCGACGCGATCTCCCGTGCCGCCGCCTCGCGCCGCTCGGGAGTC
This Streptomyces sp. NBC_01283 DNA region includes the following protein-coding sequences:
- a CDS encoding penicillin acylase family protein; this translates as MRTRIRRLTALGISLLTAAAFLPSSAATAGAAEARDARPSGHGLSATVRYTQYGIPHILAKDYENLGFGTGWAQAADQVCTLAEGYVTVRGERSRYFGPDGKPDGSLSSATTNLSSDLYFGGVRDTHTVEKLLRQPPPAGPSATSKKLMRGFAAGYNAWLNQNHVTDPACRGAKWLRPITSLDVARQGFAVQVLGGQGRGIDGITAAQPPAASAPDRAPDPERTAKEARELFSADEAVMGSNAVAFSGKTTANGRGLLLGNPHYPWQGGRRFWQSQQTIPGELNVSGGSLLGTSVVNIGFNGDVAWSHTVATGVTLNLHQLTLDPADPTAYLVDGKPEKMTKRTVEVPVRGGPPVTRTQWWTRYGPVTTGLGAQLPLPWSAKTAYALNDPNATNMRGSDTDLGFGKARSTDGVLKALHDTQGLPWVNTVAADRGGHSLLSQSQVLPRITDDLAARCSTDLGKVTYPASGVAVLDGSRGDCALGSDKDALQPGIFGPSKMPTLKDAPYAENSNDSAWLTNADRPITGYERVFGTIGTQRSMRTRGAIEDVAAMADKGGLTVEDLQKHQFANRAPAGDLVAADAARACAALPGGTATGSDGKAVDMREACAALKGWDRTMNTDSRGALLFDRFWRKLVVAVPNAQLWKVPFSAADPVRTPNTLNTDAPGFATALADAVTELSGAGIALDAPLGKNQFVVRGPERLPVHGGTESIGVWNKVEPVWDAKGGGYTEVAHGSSHIQAVGWDKGGCPKARTLLTYSQSSNPNSPHYSDQTRLYSGERWVTSRFCEKDIMRDPHLKVVKVRERR
- a CDS encoding acyl-CoA synthetase codes for the protein MTGVRSNTVDDVLTRSARRVPGRVALRYGERAWTYAELDAAVSCAAQVLREEGLGPGDRVGAYAHNSDAYLIGFLACSRAGLVHVPVNQNLVGDDLAYIVGQSGSSLVLADPDLAPRLPGDVRVLTLRDADDSLLARLAGTQAYDGEGPGAEDLAQLLYTSGTTALPKGAMMTHRALVHEYVSAITALDLKETDKPVHALPLYHSAQMHVFLLPYLAVGAENTVIDAPAAERIFELVEAGRADSLFAPPTVWIGLSNHPGFATRDLGGLRKAYYGASIMPVPVLERLRARLPALAFYNCFGQSEIGPLATVLGPDEHEGRMDSCGRPVLFVEARVVDERGREVPDSTQGEVVYHSPQLCEGYWERPEETEEAFRDGWFHSGDLAVRDKEGYFTVVDRVKDVINSGGVLVASRQVEDALYTHARVAETAVIGLPDERWIEAVTAVVVRNGDVTEAELIDHAREKLAHFKAPKRVLFVDELPRNASGKILKRELRDRFSA
- a CDS encoding EF-hand domain-containing protein, whose amino-acid sequence is MVKPSAFLDRKLSRRFATYDDDGDGFIERTDFETSVARLGEAFGHGQDSKAVARLRELSLELWEHLARVADVDGDGRISEAEYKTAFAAGLLETPESFDEGYLPFLDAIMDIADTDGDGKLTRDEQVRWSGALMNLPEADAREVFGRLDTHADGAVGRTELLEAIREFYFDDDPHSAGSWLLGPLDAS